One window from the genome of Metabacillus flavus encodes:
- a CDS encoding L-threonylcarbamoyladenylate synthase has protein sequence MDTIHWTVDKDNDLSKGYPQIAQAAALLAQNETVAFPTETVYGLGANAGSDEAVKKIYEAKGRPGDNPLIVHVADHNQALELVSDIPAYAMKIMSMFWPGALTVILPQKEGKLSSLVTAGLSTVAIRMPDHPIALALIKEAGVPIAAPSANLSGKPSPTEAAHVAMDLDGRIAGIVDGGATGVGVESTVLDCTKSIPVILRPGGVTQEQLEAVIGPVHVDQALSDETQAPKSPGMKYTHYAPNAPLTVVKGTRDFLQKLADEARSEGKKVGILTTSEYKEEFRAEEVLACGSILQLETVASSLYGVLRQFNQNAELDLIYSEAFPEKGVGQAIMNRLMKAAGHRVIEE, from the coding sequence ATGGATACGATTCACTGGACTGTGGATAAAGATAACGATTTATCCAAAGGTTATCCACAAATTGCACAGGCAGCAGCTTTACTTGCCCAAAACGAAACCGTCGCCTTCCCGACCGAGACTGTTTATGGCCTTGGAGCCAATGCGGGGTCGGATGAAGCGGTGAAAAAAATATATGAAGCAAAAGGAAGACCGGGAGACAATCCGCTCATCGTCCATGTTGCAGACCATAACCAGGCACTTGAGCTCGTTAGTGATATACCGGCTTACGCTATGAAAATCATGAGCATGTTCTGGCCTGGGGCACTGACTGTTATCCTGCCGCAAAAAGAGGGAAAGCTCTCTTCATTGGTTACAGCAGGTTTATCCACAGTTGCCATTCGCATGCCGGACCATCCGATTGCCCTTGCTCTAATTAAGGAAGCTGGAGTTCCCATTGCGGCGCCAAGTGCCAATCTATCCGGAAAGCCTAGTCCGACGGAAGCTGCCCATGTGGCGATGGACTTGGACGGAAGAATTGCTGGCATCGTGGACGGGGGGGCAACAGGCGTTGGAGTCGAATCAACGGTTCTGGATTGTACGAAATCGATTCCTGTCATTTTACGACCGGGCGGTGTCACACAGGAGCAGCTCGAAGCAGTTATCGGACCGGTTCATGTAGACCAGGCTCTAAGCGATGAAACGCAAGCGCCGAAATCACCCGGTATGAAGTATACTCATTACGCTCCCAATGCTCCGCTAACTGTCGTAAAGGGTACGAGAGATTTTTTGCAAAAGCTCGCAGATGAAGCGAGATCGGAAGGGAAAAAGGTCGGCATTCTCACCACCTCTGAATATAAGGAAGAGTTCAGGGCGGAAGAAGTTCTCGCGTGCGGATCCATCCTTCAACTTGAGACCGTTGCCTCGAGTCTTTACGGTGTTCTCCGCCAGTTTAATCAGAATGCAGAGCTTGATTTAATTTACAGCGAAGCCTTTCCTGAAAAAGGAGTTGGACAGGCTATTATGAACCGGCTGATGAAAGCGGCCGGACACCGTGTAATCGAAGAATAA
- a CDS encoding TetR/AcrR family transcriptional regulator gives MARSKEFDTVAVLRKAAEVFGQLGYQGASLPELLKHLEIGRQSLYDTFGTKKDLFLSAVKTYLEAKNELVIARLKEAGSVKEAVRDIFAEGIQALKDPESSTACYIINSAVEQLPFQEELANYFSQQSLLLENAFYEALVRGKQEGEFTDRHGDLRSLARYLNQSRLSLTFIAKTNKSLDALESYAKVSLSVLD, from the coding sequence TTGGCAAGAAGCAAAGAATTTGATACGGTTGCTGTTTTGCGAAAAGCGGCTGAAGTATTTGGACAGCTAGGCTATCAAGGTGCCTCGCTTCCAGAACTGCTCAAGCATTTAGAGATTGGCCGGCAAAGTTTATACGACACGTTCGGGACGAAGAAGGACCTTTTTCTTTCCGCTGTCAAAACGTATTTGGAGGCAAAAAACGAGCTGGTTATTGCAAGACTGAAGGAAGCCGGTTCAGTAAAAGAAGCTGTCCGCGATATTTTTGCTGAAGGAATTCAGGCTTTAAAGGACCCCGAAAGTTCTACTGCCTGCTATATTATTAACAGTGCAGTTGAACAGCTCCCTTTTCAGGAGGAGCTTGCCAATTACTTCAGCCAGCAGTCACTGCTGCTCGAGAATGCCTTTTATGAGGCTCTAGTGCGCGGAAAACAGGAAGGAGAGTTCACAGATCGGCACGGTGATTTAAGAAGCCTTGCCCGCTACCTGAACCAATCGAGACTGTCTCTTACCTTTATTGCAAAAACAAACAAAAGCCTTGATGCGCTGGAAAGCTATGCGAAAGTCAGCCTGTCTGTTCTGGATTGA
- the prmC gene encoding peptide chain release factor N(5)-glutamine methyltransferase — MTTVFEALKWASLFLTDAGRDENAGEWLLRHHLNMNRSALLANFRMEISEEVLEAFKADVKKHADGVPVQHLTGYEEFYGRKFEVNKEVLIPRPETEELIEGLKSRIQTHLPNKQLTAADIGTGSGAIAITLALEVPELLVTGTDIAQESLEVAGRNAERNGAKVFFVQGDLYEPLEGRSFDIIVSNPPYIPDEDVLQLSEVVKDHEPHRALAGGKDGLDFYRKLCSGMPALLNKPGIASFEIGAGQGEDVAGLLQEAFPEAKVEVVFDINGKDRMVFAER; from the coding sequence ATGACAACTGTATTCGAAGCCCTGAAATGGGCTTCTCTTTTTTTAACCGATGCGGGAAGAGATGAAAATGCCGGTGAATGGCTGCTGAGACACCACTTAAATATGAACCGGTCCGCGCTTCTCGCCAATTTCCGAATGGAAATCAGCGAAGAGGTACTGGAAGCGTTCAAGGCCGATGTAAAAAAACATGCGGACGGCGTCCCGGTTCAGCACCTGACCGGATACGAGGAATTCTACGGTCGAAAATTTGAAGTGAATAAAGAAGTGCTGATTCCAAGGCCTGAAACAGAGGAATTAATTGAAGGACTGAAGAGCAGAATTCAGACTCATCTGCCGAATAAACAGCTGACGGCTGCCGATATCGGAACAGGTTCCGGGGCGATTGCCATTACACTTGCGCTTGAAGTTCCGGAACTTCTTGTGACCGGAACGGACATCGCACAGGAATCCCTGGAAGTTGCGGGCCGGAATGCGGAGCGGAACGGCGCAAAGGTTTTTTTTGTTCAAGGAGACCTTTATGAACCGCTGGAAGGCCGTTCATTTGATATCATCGTCTCCAATCCTCCGTATATTCCAGATGAAGATGTTCTGCAGCTGTCAGAGGTCGTAAAAGACCATGAACCGCACCGAGCGCTGGCAGGTGGCAAAGATGGGTTGGATTTCTACCGGAAGCTTTGCAGCGGTATGCCTGCTCTCTTAAATAAGCCGGGCATTGCCTCATTTGAAATTGGGGCAGGACAGGGAGAAGATGTTGCCGGTCTGCTTCAAGAGGCATTCCCGGAAGCAAAGGTGGAAGTGGTATTCGATATTAACGGCAAGGACCGGATGGTGTTTGCTGAAAGATAA
- a CDS encoding nuclear transport factor 2 family protein, whose product MNEAVKIMDQFFQGMLENNIEQWMTIWHKDAVFEIPYAPSGVLTKLEGDEAIYNHVKDFPGKINFTRFSEPNYYPVEGQNTVIVEFECEAVILETGLPYNQKYISVIEYEDGKILRYKDYWNPLIFIGAYNNEPQAFLKFLKRSQ is encoded by the coding sequence ATGAACGAAGCCGTAAAAATCATGGATCAATTTTTTCAAGGCATGCTGGAAAATAATATCGAACAGTGGATGACGATCTGGCATAAAGACGCTGTATTTGAAATTCCCTATGCCCCTTCTGGTGTTTTAACAAAACTGGAAGGAGATGAAGCCATCTACAATCATGTGAAGGATTTCCCCGGAAAAATTAACTTTACCCGTTTTTCTGAGCCGAACTACTACCCTGTCGAAGGCCAAAATACGGTGATTGTGGAGTTTGAATGTGAAGCAGTGATTCTGGAAACAGGACTCCCTTACAACCAGAAATATATTAGTGTTATTGAGTATGAGGATGGAAAAATTCTTCGTTATAAAGATTACTGGAACCCGCTTATCTTTATTGGTGCTTACAATAATGAACCTCAGGCATTTCTAAAATTTCTAAAAAGGAGCCAATAG
- a CDS encoding NUDIX hydrolase: protein MMETELLKVLDESGRCLGTATREEVHRKGYWHETFHCWMTERWMDRIYLYFQLRSSCKKDYPSLLDITAAGHLLADETAEDGVREVEEELGLSIRFQELASLGTIPWTGSSGDIIDRELARVYLYHQESPISGFFLQKEEVAGMVKADLREFEELVLGERDLLHVTGFKEQEDGEKVLLEDSVDLSAFVPHTISYYLELFKQIRLNLRLC, encoded by the coding sequence ATGATGGAAACGGAGCTTCTGAAAGTTCTCGATGAAAGCGGCCGCTGTCTTGGGACGGCTACACGGGAAGAAGTTCACCGGAAGGGCTACTGGCATGAAACCTTTCACTGCTGGATGACGGAACGCTGGATGGACAGGATCTATCTTTATTTTCAGCTAAGAAGCTCTTGCAAAAAAGACTATCCCTCCCTGCTCGATATAACCGCAGCGGGCCATCTGCTGGCTGATGAAACTGCAGAAGATGGTGTCAGGGAAGTAGAAGAGGAACTGGGCTTAAGCATCCGGTTTCAGGAACTTGCGTCTCTCGGCACCATTCCCTGGACAGGCAGCAGCGGAGACATCATCGACCGTGAGCTTGCCCGTGTCTATCTCTATCATCAGGAATCCCCTATCAGCGGCTTTTTTCTGCAAAAGGAAGAAGTCGCAGGAATGGTGAAGGCGGATTTAAGAGAGTTTGAGGAACTGGTATTAGGAGAGCGAGACCTCCTTCACGTCACAGGCTTCAAAGAACAAGAGGACGGAGAAAAAGTTTTGCTGGAGGATTCCGTTGATTTATCTGCCTTCGTCCCGCATACTATCAGCTATTATCTCGAGCTGTTTAAACAGATTCGCTTGAATTTAAGGCTATGTTAA
- a CDS encoding NmrA family NAD(P)-binding protein — MSILLTGGTGTTGTRIASKLLERGYSIRIASRSVPRLAGAEHVPFDWHSGQFPAELFNGIEKLYLVAPVGVLDPLPAVLPFLKKALNSGVKRVVMLGAAIVSDDGQVFGKLQLAVKQLAPEYAILRPSYFMENFLAPHHLHTIKSENKIWSAAGDGKIGFVIADDIAEVGVRALIDQEPHNTSHIITGPEALSYSEAALIIGHVAGTTIQYGNMPLSQYEQAMIRGGLTKEYAGFMTGLEEKIANGAEDRVTNTVEMVTGKKPVSLSEFAGAHREAWM, encoded by the coding sequence ATGTCCATTTTACTTACTGGAGGAACCGGCACAACAGGAACCCGCATTGCTTCCAAGCTCCTGGAACGGGGCTATTCTATTCGCATTGCCAGCAGATCGGTTCCCAGGCTTGCTGGTGCAGAGCATGTGCCTTTCGACTGGCACAGCGGGCAATTTCCTGCTGAACTGTTTAACGGGATTGAAAAATTGTATCTGGTTGCACCGGTCGGTGTGCTTGATCCGCTGCCTGCCGTTCTGCCTTTTTTGAAAAAAGCTTTGAATTCCGGAGTGAAACGGGTGGTCATGCTCGGTGCGGCCATCGTCTCTGATGACGGTCAAGTGTTTGGGAAGCTGCAGCTCGCTGTCAAGCAGCTGGCACCTGAATATGCCATTCTCCGTCCTTCTTATTTTATGGAGAATTTCCTGGCCCCTCACCACCTTCACACCATTAAATCAGAAAACAAGATTTGGTCGGCAGCCGGTGATGGAAAAATTGGTTTTGTCATTGCAGATGACATTGCGGAAGTTGGCGTTCGTGCATTAATCGATCAAGAGCCGCACAACACGAGCCACATCATTACCGGTCCGGAGGCTTTGAGCTATTCAGAAGCTGCTTTGATCATCGGCCATGTTGCCGGCACCACCATTCAATACGGAAACATGCCTCTTAGCCAGTATGAGCAGGCTATGATCCGAGGAGGCTTAACAAAAGAGTATGCCGGTTTCATGACAGGTCTTGAGGAAAAAATTGCAAACGGTGCAGAAGACCGTGTAACCAATACAGTTGAAATGGTAACTGGAAAAAAGCCGGTTAGTTTAAGTGAATTTGCGGGGGCCCATAGGGAGGCCTGGATGTAA
- a CDS encoding TIGR01440 family protein, translating to MGEVEVWRSELQTILKDLENQVTFEKNSLFVIGCSTSEVIGKKIGTSGTFEAASMIFEELHQFSERHGIRLAFQCCEHLNRALVVQKSTAEMQGLEPVTVIPVRQAGGAMAAHAYQHMTDPVVVEHIKADAGIDIGDTFIGMHLKSVAVPIRSLLKQVGQAHVTMAKTRPKLIGGVRAVYEAAKENESCR from the coding sequence ATGGGAGAAGTCGAAGTATGGCGTTCCGAACTCCAAACAATCCTGAAAGACCTCGAAAACCAAGTCACCTTTGAAAAAAACAGCCTATTCGTCATCGGCTGCAGCACAAGCGAAGTCATCGGAAAGAAAATTGGAACATCCGGCACCTTTGAAGCGGCATCCATGATTTTCGAAGAACTTCATCAGTTTAGCGAAAGACATGGAATCCGACTGGCCTTTCAATGCTGCGAGCACTTGAACCGGGCTCTCGTTGTACAAAAATCCACAGCGGAAATGCAGGGACTCGAACCTGTTACGGTCATACCAGTCAGACAAGCTGGCGGGGCCATGGCCGCTCACGCCTACCAGCACATGACAGACCCTGTCGTAGTCGAGCACATTAAAGCTGACGCAGGCATCGACATCGGTGACACCTTCATAGGCATGCACCTTAAATCGGTCGCTGTCCCGATCAGAAGCTTGCTGAAACAAGTGGGACAAGCCCATGTTACCATGGCCAAAACCCGGCCGAAGCTGATTGGCGGAGTCCGTGCCGTTTATGAAGCGGCAAAAGAAAATGAATCCTGCAGATAG
- the glyA gene encoding serine hydroxymethyltransferase produces MTFLQKQDPSVFEAMQQELKRQQTKIELIASENFVSEAVMEAQGSVLTNKYAEGYPGKRYYGGCEYVDIVEDIARDRAKEIFGAEHANVQPHSGAQANMAVYFTILEHGDTVLGMNLSHGGHLTHGSPVNFSGVQYNFVEYGVDKETHRINYEDVRQKAIEHKPKLIVAGASAYPREIDFQKFREIADEVGAYFMVDMAHIAGLVAVGLHSNPVPYADFVTTTTHKTLRGPRGGMILCKEEFAKKIDKSIFPGIQGGPLMHVIAAKAVAFGEALQPEFKEYGEKIIENAKRLGESLVKEGINLVSGGTDNHLVLLDVRSLNLTGKVAEKILDEIGITTNKNTIPFDPESPFVTSGIRIGTAAVTTRGFGLEAMDEIAAIIALSLKNSEDEEKQKEAAERAEALTAKYPLY; encoded by the coding sequence ATGACATTTTTGCAAAAGCAGGATCCATCCGTATTTGAAGCGATGCAGCAGGAGCTTAAACGCCAGCAGACAAAGATTGAACTTATTGCATCTGAGAACTTTGTAAGTGAAGCGGTAATGGAAGCGCAAGGTTCTGTGCTGACGAACAAATACGCAGAAGGCTATCCGGGCAAGCGCTATTATGGCGGCTGCGAATACGTAGATATCGTAGAAGATATTGCGCGCGACCGTGCGAAGGAAATTTTCGGTGCAGAGCATGCGAACGTTCAGCCGCATTCCGGTGCACAGGCAAACATGGCCGTTTACTTTACCATCCTGGAGCATGGAGATACAGTACTTGGTATGAATCTTTCCCACGGCGGCCACCTTACCCACGGCAGCCCCGTTAATTTCAGCGGAGTTCAATACAACTTTGTTGAATACGGTGTAGATAAAGAGACGCACCGTATTAACTATGAAGATGTGCGTCAAAAAGCAATCGAGCATAAACCAAAACTGATTGTGGCTGGAGCAAGTGCGTATCCTCGTGAAATCGACTTCCAGAAGTTCCGTGAAATTGCGGATGAGGTGGGAGCCTACTTCATGGTTGATATGGCACACATTGCAGGTCTTGTAGCGGTAGGACTTCATTCGAATCCTGTTCCTTACGCGGATTTTGTGACGACAACGACGCATAAAACACTTCGCGGACCTCGCGGCGGAATGATTCTCTGCAAGGAAGAGTTTGCGAAAAAGATTGATAAATCGATCTTCCCTGGAATTCAAGGCGGTCCGCTTATGCATGTGATCGCGGCTAAAGCTGTTGCTTTCGGTGAAGCCCTTCAGCCTGAATTTAAAGAATACGGCGAAAAAATCATCGAGAACGCGAAGCGTCTTGGCGAATCCCTTGTTAAAGAAGGAATCAATCTCGTATCCGGCGGCACGGACAACCATTTGGTCCTTCTCGATGTAAGGTCCCTGAACCTGACAGGCAAAGTGGCTGAAAAAATCCTGGATGAAATCGGCATTACAACTAATAAGAACACCATTCCATTCGATCCGGAAAGCCCATTTGTAACAAGCGGTATCCGAATTGGAACAGCAGCCGTCACGACACGCGGCTTCGGGCTTGAGGCGATGGACGAAATTGCTGCTATCATTGCCCTTTCATTAAAAAATAGCGAAGACGAAGAAAAACAAAAAGAAGCAGCGGAACGAGCAGAAGCTCTTACTGCCAAATACCCGCTTTACTAA
- a CDS encoding low molecular weight protein arginine phosphatase encodes METLSNVLFVCTGNTCRSPMAEALLQFMKRSDDIKVKSAGVFAMDGSDASPLAKDALLEKGVAFNHCSALLNRENIEWATHIFTMTESHKMLLLERFPESREKIWTLSEFVHGASSKRDVLDPYGGPIEIYRATRDDLESMLKLLIEKLEK; translated from the coding sequence GTGGAAACGTTGTCGAATGTCCTTTTCGTTTGTACAGGAAATACTTGCAGAAGTCCAATGGCTGAAGCGCTCCTGCAATTTATGAAGCGCTCAGACGACATCAAAGTTAAATCAGCAGGGGTCTTTGCAATGGACGGAAGCGATGCTTCTCCGTTGGCAAAGGATGCACTTCTTGAAAAAGGAGTGGCATTCAACCATTGTTCTGCCCTCCTCAATAGGGAAAATATTGAGTGGGCGACCCACATTTTCACCATGACGGAAAGCCACAAAATGCTTCTGCTTGAACGCTTTCCGGAATCACGGGAAAAAATATGGACGCTCTCTGAATTTGTTCACGGAGCTTCTAGTAAAAGAGATGTCCTCGATCCATACGGAGGTCCGATTGAGATTTACAGGGCTACAAGAGATGACCTTGAGAGCATGCTGAAGCTTTTGATTGAAAAACTGGAAAAGTAA
- the spoIIR gene encoding stage II sporulation protein R, with amino-acid sequence MKKQTLAIIYLVFITVGALLNTYNQPLGASQAAAAEQTGPKVIPEEAIRLRILANSDAPEDQGVKLKIRDQVNKQITNWVKDIDSIEKARALIRSELGEINKIAKKTMIEEGMNQSIKVEYGTSVRFPTKLYGDFIYPAGDYEAILITLGDGEGANWWCVLFPPLCFLDFSTGQAVEAQNKEVQQEEKKVEKTEKVASVESKKEEVEVKFFLAEWLGGLFS; translated from the coding sequence ATGAAAAAACAAACATTAGCAATCATATATTTAGTGTTCATCACAGTGGGAGCGCTTTTAAATACGTATAATCAGCCGCTTGGAGCAAGCCAGGCAGCAGCGGCAGAGCAAACCGGACCCAAGGTCATACCAGAGGAAGCGATTCGTCTTAGAATACTTGCAAACAGTGATGCGCCCGAGGATCAGGGCGTCAAACTGAAAATCCGCGATCAAGTGAATAAGCAAATTACCAATTGGGTGAAGGATATTGATTCCATCGAAAAAGCAAGAGCACTGATTCGCTCCGAGCTTGGAGAAATCAACAAGATCGCGAAGAAAACAATGATAGAAGAGGGAATGAATCAAAGCATTAAGGTGGAGTATGGAACGAGTGTCCGCTTCCCGACGAAACTTTACGGAGATTTTATTTATCCGGCGGGTGATTACGAAGCAATCCTCATCACGCTTGGCGATGGTGAAGGCGCAAACTGGTGGTGCGTACTGTTCCCTCCATTATGCTTCCTTGATTTCTCAACAGGACAAGCGGTAGAAGCACAAAATAAAGAAGTGCAACAAGAAGAAAAGAAAGTGGAAAAAACAGAAAAGGTAGCTTCCGTAGAGAGCAAGAAAGAGGAAGTAGAAGTAAAATTCTTCCTCGCAGAATGGCTGGGCGGACTGTTTTCATAG
- the upp gene encoding uracil phosphoribosyltransferase yields MGKVYVFDHPLIQHKLTYIRDVKTGTKDFRELVDEVATLMAFEITRDLPLEEVEVETPVTVAKSNVLGGKKLAIIPILRAGLGMVDGILKLIPAAKVGHVGLYRDPETLKPIEYYAKLPSDVEERDFIVVDPMLATGGSAIEAINSLKKRGAKNIKFMCLIAAPEGVEEFKLAHPDVDIFIAALDEKLNEKGYIVPGLGDAGDRMFGTK; encoded by the coding sequence TTGGGGAAAGTATACGTTTTTGATCATCCGCTAATTCAGCATAAGCTAACTTACATAAGAGATGTAAAAACCGGCACCAAGGATTTCCGTGAATTGGTGGACGAAGTGGCAACACTAATGGCATTCGAAATTACAAGAGATCTTCCGCTTGAAGAAGTAGAAGTAGAAACACCGGTAACCGTTGCGAAATCAAACGTACTCGGCGGAAAAAAACTTGCAATCATCCCAATCCTGCGTGCGGGACTTGGCATGGTAGACGGGATCCTCAAGCTGATTCCAGCAGCAAAAGTGGGACATGTCGGTCTCTACCGCGATCCTGAAACGCTTAAGCCGATTGAATATTATGCGAAGCTTCCATCCGATGTGGAAGAGCGCGATTTCATCGTAGTGGACCCAATGCTTGCGACAGGCGGATCTGCAATCGAAGCGATCAACAGCCTGAAAAAACGCGGAGCGAAAAACATTAAATTCATGTGCTTAATTGCAGCCCCTGAAGGCGTTGAAGAATTTAAGCTTGCTCATCCTGACGTAGACATTTTCATCGCAGCTCTTGATGAAAAATTGAACGAAAAAGGATACATCGTCCCTGGGCTCGGAGACGCAGGCGACAGAATGTTCGGAACGAAATAA
- a CDS encoding manganese efflux pump MntP has product MSIEAVIGEILTLFMMAFALGMDAFSVGLGMGMISLRFRQIFFIGLVIGLFHIAMPLAGMGLGKLLSDKLGAIAAYAGGGLLILLGIQMVVSSFKKDDAPLITPVGFGLLLFALSVSLDSFSVGLTLGIYGARTMLTILMFGFVSMVLTWIGLIIGKRVQGWLGNYSEILGGAILLVFGIKLLLPM; this is encoded by the coding sequence ATGAGTATAGAAGCGGTAATCGGGGAAATTTTAACGCTGTTTATGATGGCCTTTGCTTTAGGAATGGATGCCTTTTCCGTCGGTTTGGGGATGGGCATGATTTCCCTGAGATTCAGACAAATCTTCTTTATCGGCTTGGTCATCGGCTTGTTTCATATTGCTATGCCTTTGGCTGGCATGGGACTCGGCAAGCTGTTATCTGATAAATTGGGTGCCATCGCTGCCTATGCCGGCGGCGGGCTGCTCATCCTTCTAGGGATCCAAATGGTCGTCTCCTCCTTCAAAAAAGATGATGCCCCGCTTATTACACCGGTCGGCTTCGGGCTGCTGTTATTCGCGCTGAGTGTAAGCCTGGACAGTTTTTCTGTCGGCCTCACTCTCGGAATCTACGGGGCCAGAACGATGCTTACCATTCTCATGTTCGGGTTTGTCAGCATGGTGCTCACCTGGATTGGACTGATCATCGGCAAACGGGTACAAGGGTGGCTTGGAAATTACAGTGAAATTCTCGGAGGAGCGATTCTGCTGGTTTTTGGAATCAAGCTTTTGCTTCCCATGTAG
- the rpiB gene encoding ribose 5-phosphate isomerase B: protein MKVAIASDHGGMNIREEIKSLMDEMGIQYEDLGCECSQSVDYPDYAVPVAEKVASGEADRGILICGTGIGMSIAANKVKGIRCALVHDIYSARLTREHNDSNVLAMGERVIGPGLARDIAKTWLQSDFEGGRHANRIGKIGQYENK, encoded by the coding sequence ATGAAAGTAGCAATTGCATCAGATCACGGCGGCATGAATATCCGCGAAGAAATCAAATCTCTTATGGATGAAATGGGAATCCAATACGAAGATCTAGGCTGTGAATGCAGCCAATCAGTCGACTATCCCGACTACGCGGTACCCGTTGCTGAAAAAGTCGCATCAGGAGAAGCGGATCGGGGAATCCTGATTTGCGGAACTGGAATTGGCATGAGCATTGCGGCAAACAAAGTAAAAGGCATCCGCTGCGCGCTCGTCCATGACATCTACAGCGCCAGGCTGACACGGGAGCACAACGACAGCAACGTCCTTGCAATGGGAGAGCGCGTGATTGGCCCAGGGCTTGCCCGCGACATCGCCAAAACATGGCTGCAATCAGATTTTGAAGGCGGAAGGCACGCAAACCGCATCGGCAAAATCGGGCAATACGAAAACAAATAA